The following nucleotide sequence is from Nesterenkonia xinjiangensis.
GGAGTGCGTGCCAGCGTACGAGGTGGACCTGAGATGTAACACGGATGACATGCGAACCTCCCTAGGCTTCATGCGACACAGTTGCATGACGGGACGACGACGGCGCCCCGGGTGCCCAAGACTTCCCCGAGGGACAGGACCCAGATGACCATCACCGGCGCAGGCCCTGCCGACCGGGTCCACCCTGGCCGAGTCCAGCCTGCCCCCGGAGACTGCGAGCACGGACGCACCGGCACAGACCCTTCCGACGCCGGGCTTCCTGTCCCGGGCCCCGCAGAGCCCGGCCCGGTGAGCCTCACCGCCGGTCCGCGTCGGTGGGCGGCCTGGTGGATCATCGGACTCTCGGCGGCGCTGCTGGGCTCCGTCGTCCTCTGTGTGGGCATCGGCCCCGCGCCGATCGCGCCGTCCACCGTGGCCGGGGCCATCGCGCACCAGCTCGGCCTGCCCGTGACACCCACGTGGACGGACGCGGAGCAGGCCATCGTATGGACCATGCGCGCCCCGCGTGTGCTCCTGGGTGTCGCCGTCGGGGCGGGACTGGCCCTGTGCGGCGCCGCCCTGCAGGCCATGGTGCGCAATGTGCTCGCCGATCCCTACATCTTGGGAATCTCCGGAGGGGCCTCCACCGGGGCCGCCGGCGCCATCCTCTTCGGCCTCGGGGCGGGCGCCGGGCAACACGCCCTGCCACTGAGCGCCTTCCTGGGAGCTCTGGGCGCCTCCCTGCTGGTGTTCGTGATCTCCCGCGCGAACGGGCAGGTGACCTCCCTGCGGCTGCTCCTCGCCGGCGTCGCCGTCGGCTATGCGCTCTCGGCCACCACCAGCTTCCTGATCTTCGCCTCCGACGACGTCGAGGGTTCCCGCACCGTCATGTTCTGGCTGCTGGGCTCTCTCTCCCTGGCGCGTTGGGACCCGTTCCTGCTGCTGGTGCTGGTCCTGGTGGCGGGCAGCGCCGGGCTGCTGATGCTCTGGTCCCGCCGTCTCGACGTCCTCGCCCACGGTGATGAGACCGCCCGGAGCCTGGGGGTCCGTCCCAACCACGCCCGTATCCAGGTCCTGACAGTGGTCTCCCTGAGCACCGGCGCGATGGTGGCCGCGGCGGGAGCGATCGGCTTCGTGGGGCTGGTGGTGCCGCATCTGGGACGGCGCCTGGTGGGCGCCGCCCACGCCCGGCTGCTGCCCGTAGTCGGACTCCTCGGTGCGGTCCTGCTGATCTGGGCCGACGCCCTGTCCCGGGTCCTCATGCAGCCCCGGGAGCTGCCCATCGGCATCGTCACCGCCCTGGTGGGCGCCCCGTTCCTGCTCCTGCTGATCCGCCGAATGCACGCACAGAACTCCTGACCGGACCCGACCACCCGAAGGACCATCATGAGCTCCCTCCTCGACCGGCCCGCCGGAACCGTCCACAGCGGCACCGTCCACAGCGGGGCCGTACGCGCCGGCGCCTTCGCCCTGGCCGCGCTGGTCCTCAGCGCATGCGCCGGCGGGGCGCAGGCACAGGATCCATCGGTGCGGAACTCCGAAGTGCAGGACACCGCGGTGACGGTGACCAGCTGCGGCCACCAGGTGACCCTCGAAGCCGCCCCGGAACGCGTCATCCTGCTGGAGACCGCCCCGGTGACCATTCTGGACGGCCTCGGGGTGATGGACCGCATCGTCGCCCGCGCCGGAGACTTCCCCGCGGAGTATTACTCGCCGGAGCTGGCAGAGCAGATCCAGGACATCCCTTCGCTCTCGGAGGACCTGGACGCCTCCGGGCACCTCATGCTCTCCCAGGAGGAGGTCGTCGCCCAGGAGCCGGATCTCGCCCTGGGTCTTCCCGACGGCGTCACCCGTCAGGGTCTGGGCGATGCGGGGATCGCCGTCCTGGAGCAGGACCTCTACTGCCCGGAGCCGGACCAGGATGCGGACTTCGAGGTGCTGTGGGCCGAGATCGACCGGCTCGGCACGGTGTTCCGCACCGAGGATGAGTCGGCCGCGATGGTCGATGAGCTGCAGGATCGGATCACCGCCGTAGAGACCAGCGACGCCGCCCAGCGCGAGTCGCGCACCGCGGCGGTTCTGTACCCCTCGGTCGGCGGTGGGCCCGTCTACGCCTACGGGACCGGCTCCATGGCCCAGCCCCAGCTGGAGGCAGTCGGCCTGGAGAACGTCTTCGACGACGTCACCGACCGGGTCTTCGAGGTCCAGACCGAGGAGCTCGTGGACCGGGACCCGGAGGTGCTGATCCTGCTGCACCAGGGTGAGCCCGACGGCGTCTCAGAGGCAGTCATCTCGCTGCCCGGAGCCGGCGCGATGCGGGCGGTCGAGCAGGACCAGCTCATCGTCCAGCGGTTCAACTTCACGGAACCGGCATCCCCGCTGACCGTGGAAGGCCTGGAGCGGATCGGCCAGGAGCTGCATGACCAGGACTGAGACGGCCCCGGTGCTGCATGCCGACGGGCTGGACTGCGCCGTCAGGCACGGTGCCCGCAGCCGGCTGGTGCTCCACGACGTCGACCTCACGGTCGCCGCTGGTGAAGTAGTGGGGCTCATCGGCCCCAACGGCAGCGGGAAGACCACGCTGCTGCGCACACTCAGCGGGGCGCTCTCGCCGCGCCGTGGGCAGGTGCTGCTGCACGGCCGTCCTCTGGGACGGCTCACCGCGCGTCAGGTCGCCCAGAAGATCGCACTGGTGGTCCAGGAGCCGCCGAGCGAGCTCATGCTCAGCGTGGCAGAGACGGTGCTGTTGGGCCGCACCCCGCATCTGGGCATGTTCCAGAGGCGGTCCTGCCGCGATGAGTCGATCGCCGAGCGCGCGCTGACGGCGATGGGCGTCCGCCACCTGGCCCAGCGGGAGACCAGCCGGCTCTCCGGTGGCGAGCGCCAGCGGGTCCTCATCGCCCGAGCACTGGCCCAAGAGGCCACCTGCCTGCTGCTCGACGAGCCGACCAACCATCTCGACATCGGATTCCAGCATCAGGTGCTCCAGCTGCTGCGCGGGCTCGACACCACCACCGTGGTGGTGCTGCATGATCTCAACCTCGCGGCCCGCTACTGCGATCGGCTCCTCCTGCTCCACGACGGACACGTGCGCGCATCCGGGCCGCCGGCGGAGGTGCTCGGCCCCGACCTGCTGGGTGACGTCTACACGGTCGGAGTCGACCCGGTCACTTCTCCGGACGGCACGAACCAGCTGCTGTTCCGTGCCGGCACAGCGCCCGATGAGCCCCGCCGACCATGAAGGAGCACCACAGATGAACGTCCAGGACACCCTCGACGACTACTGGTCCCGGTGGGCCGCCGACTATGAGGCCCACCAGCAGCAGCGGCTTCGCGACCACGGGGAGGTCCAGGCCTGGGAGCGGGTCTGGCGCCCGGTGCTGCCACAGGCTCCGGCAGACGTCCTCGACGTGGGCACCGGCACCGGCCACGCGGCGCTGATCATCGCCGGACTCGGCCACCGGGTCACCGGCATCGACCTGGCAGAGGGCATGCTGGCCGAGGCCCGCCGCAAGGTCCACGCCACCTCGGGTCCCCGGTTCTTGCGCGGAGACGCGGCCGATCCGCCTGTCCCACCTGGTTTCTTCGACGCGATCACCGCGCGGTATCTGCTGTGGACCCTGCGTCACCCCGACGAGGCGCTGCGTCGCTGGCATCGGCTCCTGCGCCCTGGCGGAGTCCTGGTGGCGGTGGACGCGCTGTGGTTCCCTC
It contains:
- a CDS encoding FecCD family ABC transporter permease, with protein sequence MTITGAGPADRVHPGRVQPAPGDCEHGRTGTDPSDAGLPVPGPAEPGPVSLTAGPRRWAAWWIIGLSAALLGSVVLCVGIGPAPIAPSTVAGAIAHQLGLPVTPTWTDAEQAIVWTMRAPRVLLGVAVGAGLALCGAALQAMVRNVLADPYILGISGGASTGAAGAILFGLGAGAGQHALPLSAFLGALGASLLVFVISRANGQVTSLRLLLAGVAVGYALSATTSFLIFASDDVEGSRTVMFWLLGSLSLARWDPFLLLVLVLVAGSAGLLMLWSRRLDVLAHGDETARSLGVRPNHARIQVLTVVSLSTGAMVAAAGAIGFVGLVVPHLGRRLVGAAHARLLPVVGLLGAVLLIWADALSRVLMQPRELPIGIVTALVGAPFLLLLIRRMHAQNS
- a CDS encoding ABC transporter substrate-binding protein — protein: MSSLLDRPAGTVHSGTVHSGAVRAGAFALAALVLSACAGGAQAQDPSVRNSEVQDTAVTVTSCGHQVTLEAAPERVILLETAPVTILDGLGVMDRIVARAGDFPAEYYSPELAEQIQDIPSLSEDLDASGHLMLSQEEVVAQEPDLALGLPDGVTRQGLGDAGIAVLEQDLYCPEPDQDADFEVLWAEIDRLGTVFRTEDESAAMVDELQDRITAVETSDAAQRESRTAAVLYPSVGGGPVYAYGTGSMAQPQLEAVGLENVFDDVTDRVFEVQTEELVDRDPEVLILLHQGEPDGVSEAVISLPGAGAMRAVEQDQLIVQRFNFTEPASPLTVEGLERIGQELHDQD
- a CDS encoding ABC transporter ATP-binding protein; translated protein: MTRTETAPVLHADGLDCAVRHGARSRLVLHDVDLTVAAGEVVGLIGPNGSGKTTLLRTLSGALSPRRGQVLLHGRPLGRLTARQVAQKIALVVQEPPSELMLSVAETVLLGRTPHLGMFQRRSCRDESIAERALTAMGVRHLAQRETSRLSGGERQRVLIARALAQEATCLLLDEPTNHLDIGFQHQVLQLLRGLDTTTVVVLHDLNLAARYCDRLLLLHDGHVRASGPPAEVLGPDLLGDVYTVGVDPVTSPDGTNQLLFRAGTAPDEPRRP
- a CDS encoding class I SAM-dependent methyltransferase, giving the protein MNVQDTLDDYWSRWAADYEAHQQQRLRDHGEVQAWERVWRPVLPQAPADVLDVGTGTGHAALIIAGLGHRVTGIDLAEGMLAEARRKVHATSGPRFLRGDAADPPVPPGFFDAITARYLLWTLRHPDEALRRWHRLLRPGGVLVAVDALWFPQGLTSHDAHDGDAPRSGRSAHFRRVYGSARQDLPLAEAADISVFAARIEQAGFSEVSVDELPEIMERDRRHGVAPGHEVQRQHRIRAVRR